In Populus alba chromosome 1, ASM523922v2, whole genome shotgun sequence, a single window of DNA contains:
- the LOC140954318 gene encoding uncharacterized protein gives MDSIKPLAPSRSVSKSKHRKRWKNRERRETMERLKTDMVEIGEGQKRIREGQREIRQKFEEIESECRSLKEETMNIAKQSDYNQVRINLMLSILKAREDNNFAHADHLTGLLREEMEKQEQGMAGLVG, from the exons ATGGATTCGATCAAGCCTTTAGCCCCGAGCCGCAGTGTTTCCAAGTCCAAACACAGGAAACGATGG AAGAACAGAGAGCGGAGGGAAACCATGGAACGATTGAAAACAGATATGGTAGAGATCGGCGAGGGACAAAAACGCATAAGAGAAGGGCAACGAGAAATAAGACAAAAGTTTGAAGAGATAGAATCTGAATGCCGCAGCCTCAAAGAGGAGACGATGAACATAGCCAAGCAGAGTGATTACAACCAAGTCAGGATCAACCTAATGCTTAGCATCTTGAAAGCCCGTGAAGACAACAACTTTGCCCATGCTGATCACCTCACTGGGCTCCTCCG CGAGGAAATGGAAAAGCAGGAACAAGGAATGGCAGGCCTGGTTGGCTGA